Proteins encoded within one genomic window of Macrobrachium nipponense isolate FS-2020 chromosome 9, ASM1510439v2, whole genome shotgun sequence:
- the LOC135218216 gene encoding uncharacterized protein LOC135218216 produces MGNHFQLEDCSIHTMKLAPLILLVALLVAVCYAGGFKGRGSSGGRGRGYGGVSRGHGSRGGGFGGGKGGGFGGGKGGGFGRGGGGGYGGGKGGGFGGGKGGGFRGGKGGGFGGGKGGGFGRGGGGGYGGGRGGGFGGGKGGGFGGGKGGGFGRGGGGGYGGGRGGGFGGGKGGGFGGGRRGYGK; encoded by the exons ATGGGAAACCACTTCCAACTCGAAGATTGCTCCATACACACCATG AAACTCGCGCCGCTCATTCTCCTTGTAGCCCTTCTGGTAGCAGTCTGTTATGCAGGTGGTTTCAAAGGCAGAGGTTCTTCAGGAGGTCGTGGGAGAGGTTATGGAGGCGTTTCTCGTGGTCACGGATCGAGAGGAGGAGGCTTCGGAGGAGGTAAAGGCGGAGGCTTCGGAGGCGGTAAAGGTGGAGGCTTCGgaagaggtggaggtggaggttaTGGAGGGGGCAAAGGCGGAGGCTTTGGAGGGGGTAAAGGCGGAGGCTTCAGAGGAGGTAAAGGCGGAGGCTTCGGAGGCGGTAAAGGTGGAGGCTTCGgaagaggtggaggtggaggttaTGGAGGGGGCAGAGGCGGAGGCTTTGGAGGGGGTAAAGGCGGAGGCTTCGGAGGAGGTAAAGGTGGAGGCTTCGgaagaggtggaggtggaggttaTGGAGGAGGCAGAGGCGGAGGCTTTGGAGGGGGTAAAGGCGGAGGCTTCGGAGGTGGCCGCAGAGGTTATGGGAAGTGA